Part of the Elusimicrobiota bacterium genome is shown below.
TCCCGAAACATGCTGAACGTCAACCGCCGCATCCTCATCAGCGCTCCCTACGAATCGGTCCGCAGCTACCTGCGCGATCTCTCCGAGATCGTCCATTATGAACCCAAGGTCGACTCCATCTCGGTCTCCTCCGAGGGCGAGGCTGCCGAGGCCGCCGGCCATTTCTTCGGGATGCCGTGGCACGGCACCTTCCGCTTCGACTTCGAGCCGGACGGCGGCTACCGCGGCGTCATGCTCTCCGGCCCGCTCAAACGGATGGAGTGCCGCATGCTGATCCGTCCCGTCAACGGCGGCACCATCCTCGAGCACGACGAGGAGTACGAGCTGCCCCTCTTCCTCCGCCCGCTTCAGCCGATGGTCCGCCGCTGGCTGAACCACACCCTCGAGACCGAGCTCGACGTCATCAAGGAGCGCGCCGAGGCCCTCAACCGGCGCATCCAGCTCAAAGTCCTCGAGTCTTAAGCGGCGATCAGCCGATAAGCGCGCTCGAAGACGAGCGCGCCCGCCGCCCACGCCGGAAAGAAGTCCAGGCGCACGAGGCTCATGACGGCCCATTTGCGGCCGCGGTACTCGGGCTCCCACGGCGCCTCGCCGACCGCCGCGCGCAGCGCGAGGCCGGTCAGCAGCTCGCAGATCATGATGACCGCGGCGTAGAAGGCGGCGCGCAGCGGCCACGCCCATCCCCCGACGAGCGGCAGCAGCAGCCGGAACCCCGGGTACAGCAAGGCGTATATGGGGAACATCCACACATAGGAATATCCCAACAGCCGCCGGTCGCGCTTGCCCGAGGTCAGGGCCGTGAAGACCACCTCGGCCGCCACCCCCACGCACGCCAGGAGCATCGTTCTCTCGAGATGGATCATGGTGTCAGGCATTCCGCTTTTTTCAGTTTTCCCTGGTCGGACCGGTCAAAGTGAAAAAAGCGGAATGCCTGACACCAATATTCAGGCGCCGTGGCACTTCTTGAACTTCTTGCCGGAGCCGCAGTGGCAGGGGTCGTTGCGGCCGACCTCGGGCCCGGTCTTCACCACGGTCACGCCGGGCTTGTGCGCCTCTTCCTCGAAGTCGCCCTTCTCGACGCGGTCCTTGTTCTTCTCGAGCCAGGCCTGGACGGCCTTCATGTCCTTGATGTCGACGCCTTCCTTCTGCATGTGGCCGGCGAGGACGCGCAGCTGCTTGAGGAAGGCCGGGTCCTTCCACTTGCGGAAGAAGGTGCCCATCATGCCCTTCATCTTGGGATCGTTGGCGATCTCGGGGGGCAGGGGCGGCATGCCCGCGGGCATGCCGGGGATCGAAGCGCCGCCCTGGACGGGGGCGGGCTCCTCTTTCTTGAACGGGTTCTTTATCTTGGGGAGCCAGGACATGGTGTCACCTGAAAAAAATGGCGGAAGGGGAGGGATTCGAACCCTCGAGGGACTTGCATCCCTGGCAGTTTTCGAGACTGCTACCTTCAACCGCTCGGTCACCCTTCCGTGTACGCGCGCGAAGAGCGGTTGATGAGGGATTTTAGCATACCCGCGAGGGGCGGGGCGCGCCGAGGATCAGCGGGGCGTCAGCGTGCACTCCAGCTCTTCGTCCTGCGAGGCGCTCCAGTCCCCGTCGTACTGGCAGGTGTGGAGGTTCGCCTTGAACTTGCCGGAGGAGCGCAGGGCGGCCTGGGGCAGCTGGAGGACGTCCTCGCCCCAGTAGCCGCGCGGGGTGACCTCGTAGTTGAGGCTGCCCTCGTACGCCGCGGGCAGGGCGTCGCAGCGGGAGTCGATGGCCGAGCCGAGGCGCGGGCTCGCTCCCTCCGCGCGGGAGGTCTTGAGCGCCAGCATGCCGAGGTCGAGCTCGCCCGTGAAGGCGGAATCGGCGCTCTTGCCCGTGCAGCGCAGGGCGGCGGTCTTTGGCTGGGCGGCGGGGCAGGCGTCGTAGGCGATCGCGCCGGTCTTGAAGCGGACCAGGTCCTCGCAGCGGACCGAGTGGGCGGCCACGGCGCTCGTCACCTGGTAGGTCTTGAGGTCCACGCGGTCCACGTCCGCGCAGATGTCGCAGCTCTCGTAGTAGTAATACGCCGCGGAGTCGGTCAGCAGGACGAGCGAGACTCCGACGGAGCGGGACGCGGAGTAGCCCACGGCCCCGAAGCCGCGGAAGGGCTTGCCGTCCGCGGCCGAGAACACCGGAGACGCCCACTTCATGGATCGCGTCAGGGCCGCCTCGCAGACCGGCCTCTGGGGGAAATCGCCTTCCTTTGCGCGGGCGGGCGCGGCGGCGAGCGCCGACTCCAAGGTCGCGACCTGGGCGGGAGCGCGGAGCGGGAAAAGAGCGGCGGCGGCGGCGACGGCGCAAAGGGTCTTCTTCATCGGAGGGGGCTCCATTCGGTCGGTTGGTCGGCGATAAGACATTCTACAGGCGATCGCTCTTGCCCGTGCGACGCGGGCGTGACGATCGCCGCGGGCTTTGGGCCTCCGGCGTTCAGGGCCTTAGGTCCTAGGCCGGCGCGCGGATGGCAAGAACGTCGCACCTTATTCTCCTCATGGCAAGGCTCGCGATCATCCTGGCGCTGGCGCTCGCGGGCTCGGTCCGGTCGGCTGAAGCCCCGCCCGCCGTCGAGGCCTTCACCCGTCCGGGCTGCCCGCACTGCGCCCGGGCCGCGGTCTGGCTGTCCGGGCTCGAGTCGCGGCGGCCGGGCGTGCGGGTCGTCCGGCACGACATCGCGAGCGACCCTCTCGCGGCGGCGCGGCTCGTGCGCCTGTCGCGCCGGGACGGTCATCCGGGGGCGCTCGTGCCCTCGTTCCTCGTGGGTGAACGGCTCGTCGTCGGCTTCCGCGACGGGGACACGACCGGCCGCCTGATCGAGGACCTGCTTTCCGGCGCGGCTCCCGCGTCGCCTGAAGAGGTGGTGCTGCCGGTGCTCGGCCGCGTCAGCGCGGCGCGCTCCGGCCTGCTCGCCTTCACGCTCGCGGTCGGGCTGGCCGACGGCTTCAACCCCTGCGCGATGTGGGTGCTGCTCTTCCTGTTGTCGCTGCTCGCCCACGTCCATAGCCGCGCCCGGATGATCGCGATCGCGGGGACCTTCCTGTTCGTGAGCGGCGCGGTGTACTACCTGTTCATGACGGCCTGGCTCGGGGCCTTCCTCGCGCTGGGAGATTCCCGGCCCCTTCAGGCGGGATTGGGATTGCTGGCGCTGGCGGCCGCGGCCATCCACCTCAAGGACGCGCTGGCCCCCGGCGCCGGCCCGAGCCTGAGCATACCCGACTCCGCCAAGCCGGGGATCTACGCCCGCGTCCGCGAGATCGTCACGGCCCGGAACCTGCCGGCCGCGCTGGCCGCCGCCTGCGCGCTCGCCGTCGGGGTCAATCTCGTCGAGATGCTGTGCACGGCGGGGCTGCCCGCCATCTACACCCAGGTGCTCGCCTCCCACCACCTCGGCTTCTGGGAGCGGCAGGGTTACCTGCTGGTCTACATCGCCGCCTACATGCTCGACGACGGACTCATGACCGCGGCGGCCGTGGCGACCCTGTCGACGGCGCGACTGCAGGAGCGCGGAGGCCGGATCCTTCAGCTGGTCAGCGGCGCCGTGCTCGCGGCGTTGGGGCTGGCTTTGCTGTTCAAGCCGGAGTGGCTGAGCTGATGCCGCGGGCGGTTTTCCCGGGTGTACAATATCCCAGAATGAGAGGGTCGCTCTGATGGCCGATTTCGTCCCGCAGCCGCTCGGACGGCTGGCCGCGCGCATGTTCCGCGAGCTCGAGCTCAAGGACGCGATCTTCGACCTTCCTCGCCGCTCCTTCTTCATGGGGGACCCGAAGAAGGACTTCTCCGTCCGCTTCCACGGCATGACCGCCTCCTCGCCGCTGGGGCCGGCCGCGGGGCCGCACACCCAGCTGGCCCAGAACATCGTGCTGGCCTGGCTCGGCGGCGCGCGGATCTTCGAGCTGAAGACCGTGCAGGTCATGGACCGCCTCAAGATCCCGCGGCCGTGCATCGACATGCGCAACGTGGGCTACAACGTCGAGTGGTCCCAGGAGCTGCGCGCCGAGGAGTCGCTCGACGAGTACGTGAAGGCCTCGATGCTCATCGACCTCTTGAAGGCGAGCGGGAAGATCCCGCTGGCGCCCGGCTTCGACCGTTCGGTGTTCGACCTGAGCGTCGGCTACGACCTGAAAGGGGTGAAGAGCGACAAGGTCCGGACCTTCATCGCCGGCATGAAGGACGCGGGCGCGGTCGTCGCGCGCCTGCGCGCGGAGCTGCCCGAGAGCCTGCGCCGGACCGGGTTCTCGACGAGGATCTCCGGCTCGGTCACGCTCAGCACCTTCCACGGCTGCCCGCCCGACGAGATCGAGGCCATCGCCGACTTCATGATGTCGGAGCTGGGGCTCGACTGCATCATCAAGCTCAACCCGACCTTGCTCGGCCCCAAGGACCTGCGCGCCTTGTTCAACGACGCGTTGGGCTACGCCGACATCGCCGTTCCGGAAGAGGCCTTCGCCAAGGACGCGACCTGGGAGCAGGCCTGCGGCTTCGTGACGCGCCTGTCGGCGAATGCCAGGACGCTCGGCCGCGGCTTCGGGGTCAAGTTCAGCAACACCCTCGTCGTCGAGAACAAGGAGGGCTTCCTGCCCGCCGCGGAGAAGACGATGTACCTCTCGGGGGCGCCGCTGCACGTCCTGGCGATGACCTTGGTCGGCCGCTTCCGCGAGCGCTTCGGCGACTCGGTGCCGGTCTCGTTCTCGGCGGGCATCGACAAGACGAACTTCCCGGACGCCGTCTCCCTCGGCCTCGTGCCCGTGACGGTGTGCAGCGACCTGCTCGCCCCCGGCGGCTACGGGCGGCTCAAGGGCTACTCCGAGGAGCTGGCCCGGCGCATGGACGCCGCCGGCGCCGCGACGATCCCGCAGTTCATCGCCAAGACCCGAGGCGGCTCGGTCCTCGCCAATACCAAGGCCTACGTCGCCGAGGCGACGAACGACCCGCGCTACGCGAAGGCGAAGAACTCGGCTTTGCCCAAGAAGCTGGGCACCCACCTGGTCCTCTTCGACTGCGTGACGTGCGACAAGTGCGTCCCGGTGTGTCCCAACGACGCCAACTTCACCTACGTCCTGCCGCGCGGCGAGGTGCCCGTCGTCAAGCTCCGGCGCGAGGGCGGCTCCTGGACGAGCCGGACCGAGGGCTCCCTGCGCTTTGACAAGAAGCACCAGCTCGCCAACTTCGCCGACTTCTGCAACGAGTGCGGCAACTGCGACGTGTTCTGCCCCGAGGACGGGGGACCGTACATCGTCAAGCCGCGCTTTTTCGGTACACGTGGATTCTGGGCGCAAAGCAAGGAGCGCGACGGATTCTTCATCGAGAACGGCGCCGTGCTCGGACGCTTCTCGGGGCGGGAGTACGGCCTGACTTTCCGCGACGGCGAAGCCGAATACTCGGGGCCGGGGTTCCGGGTGACCTACCGCCCCGAGGACCCGGCGGGCACCGCGCGGGGCGCGGCCGAGGACGAGGTGGACCTCACCTACGCCCTGATCATGGACCTCCTGCGCAAGGCGCTCCTGGCGCCCGACGCCGTGAGCTACGTCAACGCCGGCTAGTCCGACCGCCCGTCGGTGCTATCTCCGGCCTGACTTATCCACGCTGTTCACGGCGGCACTGTCGTCAACGA
Proteins encoded:
- a CDS encoding glutamate synthase — its product is MADFVPQPLGRLAARMFRELELKDAIFDLPRRSFFMGDPKKDFSVRFHGMTASSPLGPAAGPHTQLAQNIVLAWLGGARIFELKTVQVMDRLKIPRPCIDMRNVGYNVEWSQELRAEESLDEYVKASMLIDLLKASGKIPLAPGFDRSVFDLSVGYDLKGVKSDKVRTFIAGMKDAGAVVARLRAELPESLRRTGFSTRISGSVTLSTFHGCPPDEIEAIADFMMSELGLDCIIKLNPTLLGPKDLRALFNDALGYADIAVPEEAFAKDATWEQACGFVTRLSANARTLGRGFGVKFSNTLVVENKEGFLPAAEKTMYLSGAPLHVLAMTLVGRFRERFGDSVPVSFSAGIDKTNFPDAVSLGLVPVTVCSDLLAPGGYGRLKGYSEELARRMDAAGAATIPQFIAKTRGGSVLANTKAYVAEATNDPRYAKAKNSALPKKLGTHLVLFDCVTCDKCVPVCPNDANFTYVLPRGEVPVVKLRREGGSWTSRTEGSLRFDKKHQLANFADFCNECGNCDVFCPEDGGPYIVKPRFFGTRGFWAQSKERDGFFIENGAVLGRFSGREYGLTFRDGEAEYSGPGFRVTYRPEDPAGTARGAAEDEVDLTYALIMDLLRKALLAPDAVSYVNAG
- a CDS encoding NrdH-redoxin, producing MARLAIILALALAGSVRSAEAPPAVEAFTRPGCPHCARAAVWLSGLESRRPGVRVVRHDIASDPLAAARLVRLSRRDGHPGALVPSFLVGERLVVGFRDGDTTGRLIEDLLSGAAPASPEEVVLPVLGRVSAARSGLLAFTLAVGLADGFNPCAMWVLLFLLSLLAHVHSRARMIAIAGTFLFVSGAVYYLFMTAWLGAFLALGDSRPLQAGLGLLALAAAAIHLKDALAPGAGPSLSIPDSAKPGIYARVREIVTARNLPAALAAACALAVGVNLVEMLCTAGLPAIYTQVLASHHLGFWERQGYLLVYIAAYMLDDGLMTAAAVATLSTARLQERGGRILQLVSGAVLAALGLALLFKPEWLS
- a CDS encoding SRPBCC family protein, which encodes MLNVNRRILISAPYESVRSYLRDLSEIVHYEPKVDSISVSSEGEAAEAAGHFFGMPWHGTFRFDFEPDGGYRGVMLSGPLKRMECRMLIRPVNGGTILEHDEEYELPLFLRPLQPMVRRWLNHTLETELDVIKERAEALNRRIQLKVLES